The genomic window CAGAGGGGTATCTGAAGCCCAAAAAGGTTAAGAaatgccttgcccaaggtcacagagctagttagCCTCACgtttctcatctgtgagatggggcTAATAGGACTGACCCCATAAGGTTGTTACCAGAATTAAATGAGACGCTGTTTGTTAATTAAGCACGGTGCTTGGCCTatagaaagcacttgacaaatcACAGTTTTTGGCACTGTCAGATGACTGGAATTTTAAGAAGAGCACTGTTGTTATTGAATAAAGAATGGGAGGGGGGTGTGCACcagactggctcagtcggtagagcatgagactcttgcttacttacaaaaaaaaaaaaaaaaaaaaagtaggcaatCATGTAAAATAATGCTGGATacccataaacaaacaaacaaacaaacaaacaaacaaacaaaaaataatagatcATTGTGGATTACAGTGGAGACAGAGAGCTGATTGGGAAGCTCCACTAGGGTTCTAGCTGAGAGTTGGTGACTGTTTGGACCCAATTTCTAGCTATGGGGATGGAGGTGAGGGGACAGATTCCAGAGTGTGTGGCTGAGTGGAGAGAGGTTGACTGGGAAGAGTCAAGTTTGAGAAGGAAATTGGTGAATCCAGCTTGAGGACTTCAAATTCAACACACCCCTAATAGCCCACTCTGCATTGTTGCTTAGCTTCTGGGGAGGCAACAAGCAGGCAGTTGGATATATAGGCCTGGTGCTCAGAAGAGCTGTTTGGGTGAGGAAGAGATAAGGAAGCTGGCGACATTTCGAGGGCATTGAGGTGTGGGAGATGTACCCAGCCCAAGAGTGAGGAAGATGAGGCCAATTCCGGGATGATGAGAAAGATGAGATCTTCTGTGGGAAAGTAAGATGTACAGCCAGAGAGATAGGTGGAAAACCGGGAGCATGTTGTTGCCTCTTgaaattcaaggaaagaaaaggctcaaagaagagaaagagagccacAAAGTGAAAAGCTTTACTGAGATCAAGCACGAGAAGGACTAAACCTTGGACACTGGATTCAGCAACAGggaggtcactggtgaccttgTCCAGACCAGTCAGGGGAGTGGTGGGTGTGGAAGGTAGCCCAGGGTGGTAGAGGACTGCGTAGTTGTGGAGAGGAAATCAAAGTAGACATCTGTCTCTTCGAGAAATTTGATTATGAAAGGGCCAAATGGAGCGATGGATGGGGTCACTGGGAAGAGAAATGGGGTCCACAGAGGAATAATTTCTtgttggagtttttttttttaattttttttttaatgtgtatttatgtttgagagagacagagacagagtgtgagcgggggaggggcagagagaaagggagacagaatctgaagcaggctccaggctctgagcaagctgtcagcacagagcctgacgcagcgctccaactcacaaactgcgagatcatgacctgagccgaagtcggacgcttaaccgactgagccacccaggcgcccctcttgttggAGTTATTAAAGCcaactttatattaaaaatatctacagAGAGGGTGAGCGTCCAAAGTGTACAGCTCAATCCATTTTCACAAGGGAACATACACCCATCTAGGACCAGGAAATAGAACCCAGATGAGGAAATATGGAACATTACCAGCCCCCTGGAAACCCTCTTGTGTCCCCTTCCAGTAACTACTCCCAAAGGGTAACTAGTATTCTGACTTCTATCACCATAGatgagttttgcctgtttttgaacttcatatcaAGGGAACCATACATAGGTCCTCTCTTGTGGTATTGCTTCTTCTTTATGTCTGTAGGATTCATCCATATTTTTGTGTGCAGATGTATactgtttgttctttttgttgtataGCATTCCATTATctactgatgggcatttgggtagtttccaggattgtttttgttttttatgggcAAGTGACTTGAACTTGTTTAAGGCTTGCGGAGGAAGTCTGAAACACTCATTGTctatgagaaggaagaaagatgagtAGGGCCACACGTGAGGATTTCCTGGGTGGGAAATGAGAACCTGGCTGAGGTTGAGAGAATTGCTCTGTGGTTCCAGCTCAGCTGCTGTGCAAAGACCTCTGGCAGCTCCTGCCATTGTGTGCAGGTGTAGAGAAGGCAGGACATTGGGTCGCCCAGGGTTGTTTTCTGCCAGGTAGGAGAGAAGCACAGAGTGCTAGGCATATTAGCAGCAGGTGAGCTATGGAGTGTGGTGCCTGTGGATCTAGGCTGGGGAGAAGGATGTGCAGGGGAGAGAAGGATGTGCAGGGGAGAGAAGGATGTGCAGGGaagagaaggtgggagggagctggcagagagaaaggaagcagaggcCAATTGTGAGCTCTGTGCAGGATGGTGTCTGTGAAATTCCGGGCTGTATCTCTAGTGACTGGCACATGTTTGGCACAGAGTTGCCACTCAGTGAATAGTTGAATAAATGAGCTGAGGTTTCAAGAGGTCTGAGGTAGAAGACAGTGTAGGTGGGGGTGATGCAGAGAGTCTTAAGGTTGGCATCATTGTGGTTGCAATTTAGGAAAGGGGCACTCCagagccggtgggggggggggaggtcagtGTGGGGCGTGCAGACTGGGATGGGAGCAGAAAGGTCAGTGTGGGGCGTGCAATCCACAGGAATACATAGTTGCTAGTGTAGGGTGCAGAGCACCTGGTCttcaaggagagagaggaggatagcACATTTCAAACTGGGGTCCTTGGGTATCTTGCATCTGATTCTATAGGGGGGTGGTGGACTTGTTGGAAATGCTGACCCCTGGGCCCACTCCAGCCTCTTGGGGAGAAAATAAGCAGAACTGAGCAACAAGGAGCAGGAGTATTTATGGGTTGAGGGAGCACCCAGCCCTTCCAATGCCCACTGGAGTTTGGGCATGATCGCCTCTATTCAGGCTGGAGGTGGATGAGGGAAACTCAAGGAAAAAATACTCAGGGTGGGAAAGGGCCAACACCAAGGGGATTCAGCCATGTGAGCCGGTGGCCAGAAGGATGGGGGCCTCGCCGTAGGATGCAGCTTCTACCAGAGAGGTAGCCCTGGCTGGGCACTGGGACCTGATCCTCTTCCCTAGGGcctgagggtggggaggatgtGCCTAGAATGATCACCTCCTCTGTGGATGGGGTAGTGCATGGGCTATGGGACTCTGAACCCagttccttctctgcttccttcttgggGCAGCAACACATAATATGAGCTTGGTCCAGTCCCACACTTTtagcctctttctcttcccagctTCCCAGACCCCTCATGCTCAGTGCCTGACTCTGCCCTCTATTGGCACAGGCCATCCACTCGGCACCCACAGTCCTTCCTTCTACTCCCTCAGCCCCACTTTCCAGTCTGCATACTCAGAACCCCAACTCCCAGCCTTGTGTGTGCTCAGCCCTCTAATACCCCTCAACAGCCACTCTACGAGCCCCTTATTCTAACTGCATCCAATCCAGCCTCCGCTCAGGGTCTTCATTCTGTTTATCCCTCCTTATTCACCGCCGGGCTCAATTCCCTTTACCCAAACTCCGAACCCCACCTGAGAAGACCCACTTCAGTATCCTCCCCGAAGGGAGCCCCCAGTACCCCTCCCAGAGGCCGCTCAGTCTGAGCGGTGCCCCCGCCCAGTGGTCCAGCCGGTCCCGCCCATCCCGGCGGGCTGAGTCAGGCGGCAGGAactgggcggggggcggcggggaggagcTGAAGCCCGAGCCAGAGTCGCTGGGAGCAAGCGCGGAGCCCAGCTCGACCAGCACCTAGTGGCCCTGGGCCTGTGGGGACGTAGGGGTGGGAGGGCAAAcgcagggggtggggagctgtCCTGGATCTACCATGAGTGCCAAGAAGAGAGGTAGGACCCGGCCTGAGGCTGCGATGGCTGCGAGGCTGGCCCCAGGGGGTGCGGGCTGGACTCTGGGGGACAGGGGCACGTGTTTCGCCGGATCTGGGTGGGGGTCTGCGGAGGATCCCTTCCCGCTAAGGGCGCGGGCGAAGGAGTCCATCTATGACTAAGTTTCCAGGCCTGAGCCGCAGGAAAGTGGAGGAGGCAGGGCACTTCTTGTCGCTGCCCCCGACTCTGGGAATCCCCAGGCTGCTGGGCTCTGGCATCCccggtgggggctggaggggagcaGTTTACACGGGGCGGGAGGGTCGCGGGAGCCAACCTCGGGCCTGCCGGGCCTGTTGGGCAGCTCCGCTAGGCTCAGAGCGTTCACCTCGCCAGGTGACCTCCCGCAGCCTCGCGGGGTTGGAGCGCGGGAGCTCCTGGTCACTGTTGCGGAGATAGGGGGTGAggtcaggggcagggctggggagcccgccccgcccccgggtaAACAAGCGCTTCCGCACATTCTTCATGCGCCCCGCccctttcctgccccttcccagccaggggcgggggaggggggtccccGCGCGACCCCCCTTCCTGCCCCGGGACAGGCGGAGCCTGCACCTCTGCAGGAAGTGGGGGCCGAGCCCAGGCCACGCTGAGTCCGAGGCCGAGTCGCCCGGCCGCCCTGTCATTAGTGCTGGGGCCGGCAGGGTTGTCGGACTCCCGGCGTCAGGCGGTATCCGGCTGGACTAAGATACAGAGGCTGGGCCTCCGGAGGGGGCTTCAAAAGCCTGACTGGCGCTGGACACCCGCCCTCGCCACCCCCCAGGGAGCCCCGCGCGGACTCATTCCATGATGTCCCTGTCGGTGCGGCCGCAGCGCCGCCTGCTCAGCGCCCGGGTCAATAGGAGCCAGTCCTTCGCAGGCGTCCTCGGCAGCCAGGAGCGGGGCCCCAGGTACGCAGCAGAGCGGGGCTAATGGGGTCAAGCGAGTGTGACGGGGCTGGAGCTGGGTGTGCAGTGAGGGATTGGGGATCCTTCTCATACCTTTCTGAGTGTGGCCTCTTCTCCAGGAGCTTCCCGGCCTTCAGTCCCCCGGGGCCCCCACGGAAGCCCCCAGCGCTCTCCCGAGTGTCCAGGATGTTTTCCGTGGCGCACCCAGCCCCTAAGGTCCCACAGCCTGAGCGGCTGGACCTGGTGTACACTGCGCTCAAGCAGGGCCTGACGTAAGGAACGCCTCCCAATGCCTTATCCCAGGACTCCTCCCTAAGCCCTCATCCCCTTCCTGCTAGTAGGAGCCTTCCCCAGTCTCCTATCTTCTTTCCACTGCTTGCTTGTACCCTGGGCAGCTGGAGGCTGGAAAGGTAAGCTAATTCTTGCAGTCACTCCTTTCCCCAGGGCCTATTTGGAAGTGCACCAGCAGGAACAGGAGAAACTCCAGGGACAGATTAGGGAGTCCAAGAGGAATTCCCGGCTGGTAAGTAAAGGGTTGACAAGGATGCCCTGGATTTAGCCCAGTTGTGACTAGAATACGGGATATCAGGAAAGGCTGGGCAGGTTTCTAGCCCCACCTTCCCCAGGTTTTGTACGCTTTCTGTCTGGGACTCAGTATCTGCCCATTGGAGCTTTCAGTGGGGTGGGTCAGACCCCCCCCCAGACGTGATGACAGGAAACTATATTGTAGTAATTCTGATAGAGAGTCATGGTTCTTCTCTGGAAACAGGTCAGGGCTTCCCAGAGCAGGAAACGCTTCTGCTGGGTCTTGAAGAATAGGAGTTCCCTGGTAGAGGGAACCTCTTCCTAGGGGTTGCAGGAAAGGGAGTGGGCCCGGGGAAGGGATCCCAGGGGAAGAGATGGGGGGATGGGTATGGGAGGGGTCTTGAGGACCAGACCCTATGTCACTAACATGCACCTAAGGCCAGGCATGAGGGAAGATGGGTCAGTCCATACTTTGACTGGAGTGGCTGTGGCCTGCGGTATGAGGGGGAGGAAGGCTGTGAAAGAGGAATTAGATGGGCCTGGGTAGACATGTGCCCCTGCTGGAATACTTCCCATGCCTCCTAAGTGTCCCCTCTCATCTTCCCCCGCAGGGCTTCCTGTATGACTTGGATAAGGTAAGTGTGTAGGGAATGGTGACAGAAGAGTTTGGCTCATTGGGGAGGGTAAGGGCTTGGGGCCTCCGGCCCCTCCTGACATACCTCTCCCTCAGCAAGTCAAGTCCATTGAACGCTTCCTGCGACGGTTGGAGTTCCATGCCAGCAAGGTATATGTGcagcatgcacatgtgtgcagtGTGCACACAAGGCGGGTGGGAGATAGGGGGATGCTAGGTCCTGGGTGAGCAACCCCAGCAGTGAGTTTCAATTCCCCCAATATCACCCCACTCACCTGCCCAGATTGATGAGCTGTATGAAGCATACTGTGTTCAGCGGCGTCTCCGGGATGGTGCCTACAACATGATCCGTGCCTACAGCACTGGGTCTCCAGGGAGCCGAGAGGCCCGGGACAGCCTGGCCGAAGCCACTCGAGGGCATCGCGAGTACACAGAGGTGAGGGATGGGTGTCCAGAAGGCAGAGGCACAGGGTATAGCAGAGCTGGTGAGAGAGGACTGGTTCTTGATCCGCTCTTGTCCCTGCCTACCCCTCCCAGAGCATGTGTCTGCTGGAGAGTGAGCTGGAAGCACAGCTGGGCGAGTTCCATCTCCGGATGAAAGGTACTAAGTGATGGGGACAGACTGGTGCTAGGGAGAGGGGATTGTGTGCCTGAGACCCCTCACCATGGCTCATCTCCTCCTCTACTCCTAGGGCTGGCTGGCTTCGCCAGGCTGTGTGTGGGGGATCAGTATGAGGTATGAGAATGGCAAGGAAGGGCTGGAATGAGAGGGTCACAACACCAGGGGCTGCCTCATCTTGCCTGTTCACCTAGATCTGCATGAAATATGGGCGTCAACGCTGGAAACTACGGGGCCGAATTGAGGGTAGCGGAAAGCAGGTGTGGGACAGCGAGGAAACcgtctttcttcctctgctcacgGAATTCCTGTCTATCAAGGTGATGCGTCTGCCCAGGACCACAGGTCAAATGATCCTGTGACTCCTTGACCCGTGAACCCCTCATGACCCTAAGACCCTTACCCTGTAACTCCCAGCTGGCTTCATGGCTCTGTGAATATGTAATCCCCATGTCCTTCATAACTCTGTGATTTTCTTATGATCTTTTAATCTTGTAAATATTTGACTCCCTAAACCCTCATGAGACTGTGACCCCCATGGCCACAATGACCTTAGACCTCTGCAATCCACATGCTCCCAGGATGCTTCAATCCTCCATGGCCTCATCACTCAGAGAATTCCAATCCCTGCAACCTTGTCATAGCCCTATGACCCTGTGACTATCACATAACGTCTATGCATATTCAGACCTCTGATCTCCCACAACCTCATGATCCCTATACCCTTGTGACCTTATGATGCATTCTTGGCTACAGGTGACAGAACTGAAGGGTCTGGCCAACCATGTGGTTGTAGGCAGTGTCTCCTGCGAGACCAAGGACCTGTTTGCTGCCCTGCCCCAAGTTGTGGCTGTGGACATCAATGACCTCGGCACCATCAAGCTCAGCCTGGAAGTCACATGGAGGTTGGTGTTGTTGAGTGGCTTGGGGACAGGACCAAGGGGCCTGTGGCACCTGCTAAAAGCCTCTTACCTCCCCAGCCCTTTCGACAAGGATGACCAGCCCTCAACTGCTTCCACTGTCAACAAGGCCTCCACAGTCACCAAACGCTTCTCCACCTATAGCCAGAGCCCACCAGACACGCCCTCACTTCGGGAACAGGCCTTTTATGTGAGTCACAGGCCAGGCTTAGGCCCCACCATCCTCCAGGGGCTCCCTGGGGTGGTCCTGAAGcaccctttcctctctcccagaaTATGCTGAGGCGGCAGGAGGAGCTGGAGAATGGGACGGCATGGTCCTTGTCATCCGAATCTTCAGACGACTCATCCAGCCCCCAGCTTTCAGGCATTGCCCGCCACTCTTCAGCTCCCAGGCCTCTGGTGCAGCAACCTGAACCTCTGCCCATTCAAGTCACCTTCCGTAGGCCTGAGACCCCCACCTCTGCACCTGTGGATGAAGAGCGGATCATGGCCCCTGCCCTGGCCAATGGCCATGCCCCCTATAGCCGGACTCTGAGCCACATCAGTGAGGCCAGTGTGGATGCTGCCTTGGCTGAGGCTTCTGTGGAGGCTCTGGGCCTAGAATGCTTAGCTCAGGGACCTAGCCTGCCTGCACACCTAGATCCCACCCATGGGGAGCAACCTGGTCCTGTCCCTCCTGCTGTGGACCCTTGCCATTCTGCCACAAGCCTTACCCTCAGTACAACAGGCCCCACCCACATATCTACAGACCCTGCTTTGTCTGCACACCTAGATTTGGTTCACAAGATCACAGACTCTAGCCCTTCTGAACTGCCAGGCTCTACCCACACCATCAGAGGATCTACCTATAATGACATCAGCCTTACCCAAAGTGCTCCAAGCCTCACTCATATTACCACAGCTTCTACCCACAAGCCCATGGTCTCTACCCTCACCACTACAAGCCCTACTCCCAGTGCCACAGCCCCAGTCCAGACCACCACAAGTCCCACCCACAAGCCAATGCTTTGCACCCTCACTACTGAAGGTCCTACCACCAATACTACAGGCCCAGTCCAGACCACCACAAGCCCCATCCACACTACAACAAGCCCTACCCATACCACTGCAAGCCTCACCCAAACCACTATAAGCCCTGCCCACACTACTGCAAGCCCCACCCATGCCACTATAAGCCCTACCCATGCCACTACAAGCCCCACCCATGCAAGTACAAGCCCTGCTCACAAAGCCAGGATGTCAACTCACACCACTACGAGTCCTACCCCCAAGGCTAAGGACCCAGTCCAGACCACTAGGAGCCCCACCCATCCTGTCACAAGCCCCACCCTTATAACTGTAAGCTCTTCCACTTTTCTAGACCATGCCATGCTTCCCAGCTCCTCTGCAAAGGCAGACCCTACCCTCCCAGGCACCAACACCCAGTCCTGTAGCTACCCATTTTCCACTCCTTGCACTCAGGCAGACCCCgtagcccccagcccctcctacCCAAGTCCTGCCTGTTCCAGTTGCGAACCCCTCACAAGTCCATCCCCAGATTCCCCAGAACCGGACCTTCAGAGTCCAAGTCCCCCTCTCTCACCCGTAGCCCCTGTGGCCCAGCATTTAGACCTTAGCCTGGCTGTGGCCACTCAGGCCCCAGTTCCAGGAGCAGCTGGAGGGGCTGGGGATAGGAGGCTGGAAGAGGCACTAGGGGCCCTAATGGCTGCCCTGGATGACTATCGTGGCCAGTTCCCTGAGCTGCAGGGCCTAGAGCAGGAGGTGACCCGGCTGGAGAGTCTGCTCATGGTAAGGAGGGCCAGGTGGGCTGCAGCAGGGAGGGCAGCAAGGCAGTGGGCGGTAGCACTGACTCCCTTCCCAACCCCAGCAGAAACAAGGCCTCACTCGCAGCCGGGCCTCCAGCCTTAGTATCACTGTGGAGCATGCCCTGGAGAGCTTCAGCTTCCTCAATGAGGATGAAGATGAAGACATCGATAGTCCTGGAGACAGGTGAGGGGGAAGAGGTGAGGGGAGTGCCAAGTGAAGGGGAAAGGCCAGAAAGGGGAACAGGTGAGGTGGAGCCAGGTAGAGCACACAAGGAGAGTGGCAAGACTGGAGGTGGCAGGAGGGGATACACTTGCCAGCAGGTGCATCTGTGTTtgacacccccacccctcaccccatgTAGTCCTCATGTGTCCCTGATGCCTGTTTCCAACCCCATCTGTATCCCCAGTGCTTCTGACCTCCCTCCTTCTGGTCCAGGCAATGCCTGCCTCTCCTGCTGGTCCCCATCAGCTTGTGatcctccagctcctcctctttcccttggACTCACCTTGGACCTACCCTATGAACAAGCCCTTTTGGTGCCTCTCCATGCACCCTGGGTCCCTCAGCACCAACCCCCTCTGTCTCAACCCAGGTTTTCCCCGAGAACCCAGCCCCTTGGCTCTCTGTCCCAGAGTGGCCTTTGCCAATTCCTGGTTAAGAGTCCTGCCTGGcctgtcctctctctgctgctgcccAGGTTAGGGCCCTGTGCCCTGAACCCTTTGGGCCACAATCCCTTGGAGTCCACATTATATAGACCATCCCGCCTGCAACCCTACTCCCAGCCATCCCAACCCCGGTGGCCCTGGTGGTCCCAGAAGTTGTAGCTGGAGGTGGGAAAAGACAGACGAACCCTGGAGACCCCCACTAACACCTGTTGGTCGTAGTCTCTTCCTCCTTCTAGAAGTCCTCCGTGAACTTACCCATTGTCTGTTGTCTGTGTATCGTCTGCTCTTCCATTCTGGGGGGGgaccttaataaaaataaactgttgacCACATGATGATGTGTGCTCCTGGGGTGGTTGACCCCCTTTTTCTCTCAGGCCCCCaaccagcctggagcctggggctgAGGACAGCCTCGACTTACCCAGTGCCCGCCCCCTCAGCACGGAGTGTCCAGCTCTGGACGCTGCCTTGGTCCAGCACCTGTACCACTGCAGCCGCCTCCTGCTGGTGAGGCTAGTGGTATTCTCCACACCCTCCTTTTGTAATCCCCTACCCCAGGGAGCCCTGCACTTCAATACTGACCCTCCATGCCTCCTCTGACTTCCACTCCCCACTGCCCCAGGGCTCTAGCATTTGGCTCTTGCTGAGTGGAACACCTCCCATACTCTGGCTTCCCCCATCCTCTCCATGCATGCTGGGACTTGTAGTCCCTGGGCTCCACCCTCCCCAAGCTTCATCCTGAGATAAGGCCATCCCTATTCTCCAGAAACTGGGCACATTTGGGCCCCTGCGCTGCCAGGAGGCATGGGCCCTGGAGCGGCTGCTGAGGGAAGCCAGAGTGCTAGAG from Panthera tigris isolate Pti1 chromosome E2, P.tigris_Pti1_mat1.1, whole genome shotgun sequence includes these protein-coding regions:
- the RIPOR1 gene encoding rho family-interacting cell polarization regulator 1 isoform X4, which produces MSFPAFSPPGPPRKPPALSRVSRMFSVAHPAPKVPQPERLDLVYTALKQGLTAYLEVHQQEQEKLQGQIRESKRNSRLGFLYDLDKQVKSIERFLRRLEFHASKIDELYEAYCVQRRLRDGAYNMIRAYSTGSPGSREARDSLAEATRGHREYTESMCLLESELEAQLGEFHLRMKGLAGFARLCVGDQYEICMKYGRQRWKLRGRIEGSGKQVWDSEETVFLPLLTEFLSIKVTELKGLANHVVVGSVSCETKDLFAALPQVVAVDINDLGTIKLSLEVTWSPFDKDDQPSTASTVNKASTVTKRFSTYSQSPPDTPSLREQAFYNMLRRQEELENGTAWSLSSESSDDSSSPQLSGIARHSSAPRPLVQQPEPLPIQVTFRRPETPTSAPVDEERIMAPALANGHAPYSRTLSHISEASVDAALAEASVEALGLECLAQGPSLPAHLDPTHGEQPGPVPPAVDPCHSATSLTLSTTGPTHISTDPALSAHLDLVHKITDSSPSELPGSTHTIRGSTYNDISLTQSAPSLTHITTASTHKPMVSTLTTTSPTPSATAPVQTTTSPTHKPMLCTLTTEGPTTNTTGPVQTTTSPIHTTTSPTHTTASLTQTTISPAHTTASPTHATISPTHATTSPTHASTSPAHKARMSTHTTTSPTPKAKDPVQTTRSPTHPVTSPTLITVSSSTFLDHAMLPSSSAKADPTLPGTNTQSCSYPFSTPCTQADPVAPSPSYPSPACSSCEPLTSPSPDSPEPDLQSPSPPLSPVAPVAQHLDLSLAVATQAPVPGAAGGAGDRRLEEALGALMAALDDYRGQFPELQGLEQEVTRLESLLMQKQGLTRSRASSLSITVEHALESFSFLNEDEDEDIDSPGDRPPTSLEPGAEDSLDLPSARPLSTECPALDAALVQHLYHCSRLLLKLGTFGPLRCQEAWALERLLREARVLEAVCELSRRWEVPATSAQEVVQFSASRPSFLTFWDQCTEGLSPFICPVERVLLTFCNQYSARLSLRQPGLAEAVCVKFLEDALGQKLPRRPQTGPGEQFTIFQFWSYVEALDSPSMEAYVTETAEEVLLVRNLNSDDQAVVLKALRLAPEGRLQRDGLRALSSLLVHGNNKVMAAVSTQLRSLSLGPVFRERALLCFLDQLEDEDVQTRVAGCLALGCIKAPEGIEPLVYLCQTDTEAVREAARQSLQQCGEEGQSAHRRLEESLDALPRIFGPGSMASTAF